A single genomic interval of Vicugna pacos chromosome 34, VicPac4, whole genome shotgun sequence harbors:
- the LTBR gene encoding tumor necrosis factor receptor superfamily member 3 isoform X2, with product MRLPWATSHCGLAWGPLILGLGGLLAVSQPPLVREGPVQVPPYRTENKTCQDQEKQYYESKHQVCCSRCPPGTHVSAECSHGQDTVCATCPENSYNEHWNHLSFCQLCRPCDQMLGFVEITPCTSKDKTRCRCRPGMFCVFWDSECVHCEPLSDCPPGTEAELRDEAWEANSNCVPCKAGHFQNTSSPSARCQPHTRCEDQGLVEAAPGTAQSDTSCRNPSETPEMPGAMLVLTILLPLISLLLLITVLACTWKSHPSLCRKLGSLLKRHPEGEESNTAGGSWEPPRVNPYVPDLVEPLLSTSGELTPASAGLPPNPGLEEEVLQQQSPLSQARELEAEIPEQGQVAHGTNGIHVTGGSVTVTGNIYIYNGPVLGGARGPGDPPAPPEPPYPIPEEGAPGPPGLSTPYQEDGKAWHLAETETRGCHAF from the exons ATGCGCCTGCCCTGGGCCACCTCCCActgcggcctggcctgggggccacTCATCCTGGGCCTCGGCGGTCTCCTGGCAGTATCCCAGCCCCCGCTGGTGAGGGAGGGGCCTGTGCAG GTGCCCCCATACCGCACGGAGAACAAGACCTGCCAGGACCAGGAAAAGCAGTACTACGAGTCCAAGCATCAGGTCTGCTGCTCCCGCTGCCCCCCAG GCACGCACGTCTCAGCTGAATGTAGCCACGGCCAGGACACGGTTTGTGCCACGTGCCCCGAAAACTCCTACAACGAGCACTGGAACCATCTCTCCTTCTGCCAGCTGTGCCGCCCCTGTGACCAGA TGCTGGGCTTCGTGGAGATCACGCCTTGCACTAGCAAAGACAAAACCCGCTGCCGCTGCCGGCCAGGAATGTTCTGCGTCTTTTGGGACTCTGAGTGTGTACACTGCGAGCCACTCTCTGACTGCCCACCTGGCACCGAAGCTGAgctcagag ACGAAGCCTGGGAGGCTAACAGCAACTGTGTTCCCTGTAAGGCAGGGCACTTCCAGAACACCTCCTCCCCCAGCGCCCGCTGCCAGCCCCACACCAG GTGTGAGGACCAGGGCCTGGTGGAGGCAGCGCCAGGCACTGCCCAGTCTGACACCAGCTGCAGAAATCCATCAGAGACCCCCGAGATGCCAG GAGCCATGCTGGTGCTGACCATCCTGCTGCCCCTCATCTCCTTGCTGCTCCTCATCACCGTGCTGGCCTGCACCTGGAAGAGCCACCCCTCCCTCTGCAGAAAGCTGG GATCCCTGCTCAAGAGACACCCCGAG GGAGAGGAATCAAATACTGCCGGTGGAAGCTGGGAGCCCCCGAGGGTCAACCCATATGTCCCTGACCTGGTAGAGCCACTTCTGTCCACCTCTGGAGAACTGACCCCGGCCTCAGCTGGGCTCCCACCGAACCCAGGTTTGGAGGAAGAagtgctacaacagcagagtcCTCTGAGCCAGGCCAGGGAGCTGGAGGCTGAGATCCCAGAGCAAGGCCAGGTGGCCCACG GTACCAATGGCATTCACGTCACTGGCGGGTCTGTGACGGTCACCGGCAACATCTACATCTATAACGGGCCGGTCCTGGGGGGAGCACGGGGCCCCGGAGACCCCCCAGCTCCCCCGGAGCCTCCCTACCCCATCCCTGAAGAGGGTGCCCCTGGCCCCCCTGGGCTCTCGACGCCCTACCAGGAGGATGGCAAAGCATGGCACCTGGCCGAGACGGAGACACGGGGCTGCCACGCCTTCTGA
- the LTBR gene encoding tumor necrosis factor receptor superfamily member 3 isoform X4 translates to MRLPWATSHCGLAWGPLILGLGGLLAVSQPPLVPPYRTENKTCQDQEKQYYESKHQVCCSRCPPGTHVSAECSHGQDTVCATCPENSYNEHWNHLSFCQLCRPCDQMLGFVEITPCTSKDKTRCRCRPGMFCVFWDSECVHCEPLSDCPPGTEAELRDEAWEANSNCVPCKAGHFQNTSSPSARCQPHTRCEDQGLVEAAPGTAQSDTSCRNPSETPEMPGAMLVLTILLPLISLLLLITVLACTWKSHPSLCRKLGSLLKRHPEGEESNTAGGSWEPPRVNPYVPDLVEPLLSTSGELTPASAGLPPNPGLEEEVLQQQSPLSQARELEAEIPEQGQVAHGTNGIHVTGGSVTVTGNIYIYNGPVLGGARGPGDPPAPPEPPYPIPEEGAPGPPGLSTPYQEDGKAWHLAETETRGCHAF, encoded by the exons ATGCGCCTGCCCTGGGCCACCTCCCActgcggcctggcctgggggccacTCATCCTGGGCCTCGGCGGTCTCCTGGCAGTATCCCAGCCCCCGCTG GTGCCCCCATACCGCACGGAGAACAAGACCTGCCAGGACCAGGAAAAGCAGTACTACGAGTCCAAGCATCAGGTCTGCTGCTCCCGCTGCCCCCCAG GCACGCACGTCTCAGCTGAATGTAGCCACGGCCAGGACACGGTTTGTGCCACGTGCCCCGAAAACTCCTACAACGAGCACTGGAACCATCTCTCCTTCTGCCAGCTGTGCCGCCCCTGTGACCAGA TGCTGGGCTTCGTGGAGATCACGCCTTGCACTAGCAAAGACAAAACCCGCTGCCGCTGCCGGCCAGGAATGTTCTGCGTCTTTTGGGACTCTGAGTGTGTACACTGCGAGCCACTCTCTGACTGCCCACCTGGCACCGAAGCTGAgctcagag ACGAAGCCTGGGAGGCTAACAGCAACTGTGTTCCCTGTAAGGCAGGGCACTTCCAGAACACCTCCTCCCCCAGCGCCCGCTGCCAGCCCCACACCAG GTGTGAGGACCAGGGCCTGGTGGAGGCAGCGCCAGGCACTGCCCAGTCTGACACCAGCTGCAGAAATCCATCAGAGACCCCCGAGATGCCAG GAGCCATGCTGGTGCTGACCATCCTGCTGCCCCTCATCTCCTTGCTGCTCCTCATCACCGTGCTGGCCTGCACCTGGAAGAGCCACCCCTCCCTCTGCAGAAAGCTGG GATCCCTGCTCAAGAGACACCCCGAG GGAGAGGAATCAAATACTGCCGGTGGAAGCTGGGAGCCCCCGAGGGTCAACCCATATGTCCCTGACCTGGTAGAGCCACTTCTGTCCACCTCTGGAGAACTGACCCCGGCCTCAGCTGGGCTCCCACCGAACCCAGGTTTGGAGGAAGAagtgctacaacagcagagtcCTCTGAGCCAGGCCAGGGAGCTGGAGGCTGAGATCCCAGAGCAAGGCCAGGTGGCCCACG GTACCAATGGCATTCACGTCACTGGCGGGTCTGTGACGGTCACCGGCAACATCTACATCTATAACGGGCCGGTCCTGGGGGGAGCACGGGGCCCCGGAGACCCCCCAGCTCCCCCGGAGCCTCCCTACCCCATCCCTGAAGAGGGTGCCCCTGGCCCCCCTGGGCTCTCGACGCCCTACCAGGAGGATGGCAAAGCATGGCACCTGGCCGAGACGGAGACACGGGGCTGCCACGCCTTCTGA
- the LTBR gene encoding tumor necrosis factor receptor superfamily member 3 isoform X3 yields MRLPWATSHCGLAWGPLILGLGGLLAVSQPPLVPPYRTENKTCQDQEKQYYESKHQVCCSRCPPGTHVSAECSHGQDTVCATCPENSYNEHWNHLSFCQLCRPCDQMLGFVEITPCTSKDKTRCRCRPGMFCVFWDSECVHCEPLSDCPPGTEAELRDEAWEANSNCVPCKAGHFQNTSSPSARCQPHTRCEDQGLVEAAPGTAQSDTSCRNPSETPEMPGAMLVLTILLPLISLLLLITVLACTWKSHPSLCRKLGSLLKRHPEFSASVLQGEESNTAGGSWEPPRVNPYVPDLVEPLLSTSGELTPASAGLPPNPGLEEEVLQQQSPLSQARELEAEIPEQGQVAHGTNGIHVTGGSVTVTGNIYIYNGPVLGGARGPGDPPAPPEPPYPIPEEGAPGPPGLSTPYQEDGKAWHLAETETRGCHAF; encoded by the exons ATGCGCCTGCCCTGGGCCACCTCCCActgcggcctggcctgggggccacTCATCCTGGGCCTCGGCGGTCTCCTGGCAGTATCCCAGCCCCCGCTG GTGCCCCCATACCGCACGGAGAACAAGACCTGCCAGGACCAGGAAAAGCAGTACTACGAGTCCAAGCATCAGGTCTGCTGCTCCCGCTGCCCCCCAG GCACGCACGTCTCAGCTGAATGTAGCCACGGCCAGGACACGGTTTGTGCCACGTGCCCCGAAAACTCCTACAACGAGCACTGGAACCATCTCTCCTTCTGCCAGCTGTGCCGCCCCTGTGACCAGA TGCTGGGCTTCGTGGAGATCACGCCTTGCACTAGCAAAGACAAAACCCGCTGCCGCTGCCGGCCAGGAATGTTCTGCGTCTTTTGGGACTCTGAGTGTGTACACTGCGAGCCACTCTCTGACTGCCCACCTGGCACCGAAGCTGAgctcagag ACGAAGCCTGGGAGGCTAACAGCAACTGTGTTCCCTGTAAGGCAGGGCACTTCCAGAACACCTCCTCCCCCAGCGCCCGCTGCCAGCCCCACACCAG GTGTGAGGACCAGGGCCTGGTGGAGGCAGCGCCAGGCACTGCCCAGTCTGACACCAGCTGCAGAAATCCATCAGAGACCCCCGAGATGCCAG GAGCCATGCTGGTGCTGACCATCCTGCTGCCCCTCATCTCCTTGCTGCTCCTCATCACCGTGCTGGCCTGCACCTGGAAGAGCCACCCCTCCCTCTGCAGAAAGCTGG GATCCCTGCTCAAGAGACACCCCGAG TTCTCGGCCTCTGTCCTGCAGGGAGAGGAATCAAATACTGCCGGTGGAAGCTGGGAGCCCCCGAGGGTCAACCCATATGTCCCTGACCTGGTAGAGCCACTTCTGTCCACCTCTGGAGAACTGACCCCGGCCTCAGCTGGGCTCCCACCGAACCCAGGTTTGGAGGAAGAagtgctacaacagcagagtcCTCTGAGCCAGGCCAGGGAGCTGGAGGCTGAGATCCCAGAGCAAGGCCAGGTGGCCCACG GTACCAATGGCATTCACGTCACTGGCGGGTCTGTGACGGTCACCGGCAACATCTACATCTATAACGGGCCGGTCCTGGGGGGAGCACGGGGCCCCGGAGACCCCCCAGCTCCCCCGGAGCCTCCCTACCCCATCCCTGAAGAGGGTGCCCCTGGCCCCCCTGGGCTCTCGACGCCCTACCAGGAGGATGGCAAAGCATGGCACCTGGCCGAGACGGAGACACGGGGCTGCCACGCCTTCTGA
- the LTBR gene encoding tumor necrosis factor receptor superfamily member 3 isoform X1 has protein sequence MRLPWATSHCGLAWGPLILGLGGLLAVSQPPLVREGPVQVPPYRTENKTCQDQEKQYYESKHQVCCSRCPPGTHVSAECSHGQDTVCATCPENSYNEHWNHLSFCQLCRPCDQMLGFVEITPCTSKDKTRCRCRPGMFCVFWDSECVHCEPLSDCPPGTEAELRDEAWEANSNCVPCKAGHFQNTSSPSARCQPHTRCEDQGLVEAAPGTAQSDTSCRNPSETPEMPGAMLVLTILLPLISLLLLITVLACTWKSHPSLCRKLGSLLKRHPEFSASVLQGEESNTAGGSWEPPRVNPYVPDLVEPLLSTSGELTPASAGLPPNPGLEEEVLQQQSPLSQARELEAEIPEQGQVAHGTNGIHVTGGSVTVTGNIYIYNGPVLGGARGPGDPPAPPEPPYPIPEEGAPGPPGLSTPYQEDGKAWHLAETETRGCHAF, from the exons ATGCGCCTGCCCTGGGCCACCTCCCActgcggcctggcctgggggccacTCATCCTGGGCCTCGGCGGTCTCCTGGCAGTATCCCAGCCCCCGCTGGTGAGGGAGGGGCCTGTGCAG GTGCCCCCATACCGCACGGAGAACAAGACCTGCCAGGACCAGGAAAAGCAGTACTACGAGTCCAAGCATCAGGTCTGCTGCTCCCGCTGCCCCCCAG GCACGCACGTCTCAGCTGAATGTAGCCACGGCCAGGACACGGTTTGTGCCACGTGCCCCGAAAACTCCTACAACGAGCACTGGAACCATCTCTCCTTCTGCCAGCTGTGCCGCCCCTGTGACCAGA TGCTGGGCTTCGTGGAGATCACGCCTTGCACTAGCAAAGACAAAACCCGCTGCCGCTGCCGGCCAGGAATGTTCTGCGTCTTTTGGGACTCTGAGTGTGTACACTGCGAGCCACTCTCTGACTGCCCACCTGGCACCGAAGCTGAgctcagag ACGAAGCCTGGGAGGCTAACAGCAACTGTGTTCCCTGTAAGGCAGGGCACTTCCAGAACACCTCCTCCCCCAGCGCCCGCTGCCAGCCCCACACCAG GTGTGAGGACCAGGGCCTGGTGGAGGCAGCGCCAGGCACTGCCCAGTCTGACACCAGCTGCAGAAATCCATCAGAGACCCCCGAGATGCCAG GAGCCATGCTGGTGCTGACCATCCTGCTGCCCCTCATCTCCTTGCTGCTCCTCATCACCGTGCTGGCCTGCACCTGGAAGAGCCACCCCTCCCTCTGCAGAAAGCTGG GATCCCTGCTCAAGAGACACCCCGAG TTCTCGGCCTCTGTCCTGCAGGGAGAGGAATCAAATACTGCCGGTGGAAGCTGGGAGCCCCCGAGGGTCAACCCATATGTCCCTGACCTGGTAGAGCCACTTCTGTCCACCTCTGGAGAACTGACCCCGGCCTCAGCTGGGCTCCCACCGAACCCAGGTTTGGAGGAAGAagtgctacaacagcagagtcCTCTGAGCCAGGCCAGGGAGCTGGAGGCTGAGATCCCAGAGCAAGGCCAGGTGGCCCACG GTACCAATGGCATTCACGTCACTGGCGGGTCTGTGACGGTCACCGGCAACATCTACATCTATAACGGGCCGGTCCTGGGGGGAGCACGGGGCCCCGGAGACCCCCCAGCTCCCCCGGAGCCTCCCTACCCCATCCCTGAAGAGGGTGCCCCTGGCCCCCCTGGGCTCTCGACGCCCTACCAGGAGGATGGCAAAGCATGGCACCTGGCCGAGACGGAGACACGGGGCTGCCACGCCTTCTGA